TCGCGTCCACCGTCCTTCAGCGCCGCGACCAGTTCGACCTCATAGTGATAGTCGCTCGTCCGCGGCGGATAGGGAACGTCGCCTCCGTTCGCGACCACCGCGTCGGCGGGCTTGGAGAAGAAGAACGGCTCCTCGCGCTCAGGGTCATGCCCCATCTCGCGGGTGTGGGCAGCATAGTTGCGCCCCACGCAATAGATCCGCCGGACCGGGAACAGCCCCCCGCCCTCGACCTCGAGGGTCGGCACCGCCGGTGCCGGAATGACGAAGGGAGAGGACAGTTCGGTCGCGGCAGGCATCGGGGCAACTCTTCGGGCAACAGGAAAATGGAGGGGGGACAAACCCATTTGGCACCCCGCAGCGCGTTACGTCCACCGATTTCGAGGTGCGCGGGTCCGTCGATCCCTATTCCGCTCGGGCGGCATAGACGTGATCGGCGAGGACGCGCACAAGCGCTTGAATCCGGCGCGCTTTCCGATCGGCCGGAAGGCTCGCCCGCATCGGACGCCGGGTCCGGACCGCCCGCCGATTCCTATGAGATTCCTATACGGCCGGCCGGAGATCCGGATCGAAACCCTATGGCGAACGGCGGATGATCCGCCGGTTGCAGCGCTGCCCCCGGCAGCACGCCATAGGACGCCATTCCATGCTCGACTTCGCGATGATCGCGCTTTCGATCGCCTCGTTCGCGCTCGCCATCGGCTACGTCGCCGTCTGCGACCGGCTTTGAGGGAGGCACAGATGCTTCTCGACTACGGCCTCGGCGCAGCGGTGACGCTGTTCCTGCTCGTCTATCTGACCTACGCCCTCGTCCGCCCCGAGCGGTTCTGAGAGCGAACCCTTCCGAGTGATCTCATGACACTGAACGGCTGGCTGCAGATCGCCTTGTTCTGCGTCCTCGTCGTCGCGCTCACGCGACCCATCGGCGGCTATATGACCGCCGTGTTCGAAGGACGCCGCACGCTTCTCTCACCCGCGCTCGCCCCCGTCGAGCGCGGGCTCTATCGCCTCGCGGGCGTCGATGCCCGGGAGGAACAGCACTGGACAGGCTACGTCGTCGCCATGCTGGTGTTCAACGGCCTCGGGCTGCTCGCGCTCTATGGCTTGCAGCGGGTGCAAGGGGCACTGCCGCTCAATCCCATGGGCATGGCGGCCGTGCCGCCGGAACTCGCCTTCAACACCGCGGCGAGCTTCGTCACCAACACCAACTGGCAGAACTATGGTGGCGAGACCACCATGTCCTACCTGACCCAGATGGCCGGTCTCGGGGTGCAGAACTTCCTGTCGGCCGCGACCGGCATCGTGCTGGCGGTTGCGCTGGTGCGCGGCCTCGCCCGTGCCTCGGCCGGGGCGATCGGCAACTTCTGGACCGATCTCGTCCGCGCGACGCTCTACATCCTGCTGCCGATCTGCGTCGTCTACACCCTGTTCCTGGTGTGGCAGGGCATTCCCCAGACGCTTGGCCCCTCTGTGGAAGCGACGACGCTTGAGGGGGCGAAGCAGGTCATCGCCATCGGTCCGGTGGCATCCCAGGTGGCCATCAAGATGCTCGGCACCAACGGCGGCGGCTTCTTCAACACCAACGCCGCCCACCCGTTCGAGAATCCGACCGCGCTGTCGAACCTCGTGCAGATGGTTTCGATCTTCCTGATCGGCGCCGGCCTCACCAACGTGTTCGGCCGCATGGTCGGCTCCGAGCGCCAGGGCTGGGCGATCCTCGCGGCGATGGGCATCCTGTTCATCGCGGGCGTCGCCGTCTGCTACTGGGCTGAGGCCGCCGGCAATCCGCTCATCCATGCGCTCGGCATCGACGGCGGCAACATGGAAGGCAAGGAGGTGCGCTTCGGCGTTGCGCTGTCGGCGCTGTTCGCGGTGGTGACGACGGCCGCTTCCTGCGGCGCGGTCAACGCCATGCACGACAGCCTGATGCCGCTCGGCGGCATGATCCCGCTCATCAACATGGAACTCGGCGAGGTCATCGTCGGCGGCGTTGGTGCGGGGCTCTACGGCATCCTTCTGTTCGTGATCATCGCGATCTTCATCTCCGGTCTGATGGTCGGCCGGACGCCGGAATATCTCGGCAAGAAGATCGAGGCGAAGGAGGTCAAGATGGCCATGCTCGCCATTCTCTGCCTGCCGCTCGCCATGCTGACCTTCACCGCCATCGCGGTGGTGATGGCGGGGCCAGTCTCCTCGATCGCCAACGCGGGACCGCACGGCTTCTCGGAGATCCTCTACGCCTATACGTCGGCGGCGGCCAACAACGGCTCGGCCTTCGGTGGGCTCACCGGCAACACGCCCTGGTACAATGTCACGCTCGCCATCGCGATGCTGGCGGGACGGTTCCTGATGATCGTGCCGACGCTCGCCATCGCCGGCTCCCTCGTGGCCAAGAAGCGCATCCCGGCCTCCAGCGGCACCTTCCCGACCGACGGGCCGCTGTTCGTCGGCCTCTTGACCGGGGCGGTGGTGATCGTCGGCGGCCTCACCTTCTTCCCGGCGCTCGCCGTCGGACCGATCGTCGAGCATCTCGCCATGCTGGCGGGCCGCACCTTCGGCTTCCCAGGATGATGAGGGCCCCGACGATGCGAACCGACGCAAGGCTTCCGCGCTTCGAGCGCCTCGCCCTCGCCACCGCCCGTCATGCGGGCGGCGGGCGGGCCCGCCCGGGCGGCCGGCGGCTGTCGCCCACCGACCTGCCGCCGCTACCCCTCGCCATCATGATGGCGCGCCTGACGCTGGTGCTCGTGCTGTTCACCGGCGCCATCGCCGTCGCGCTCAACCTGCTGCCCGATATCCCGGGCGGCGTCCGGCACGCAGCCGCCAGGCTCAACCGCCCGGAGGGCGCCGTTCTTGCCACGGCCGACTCGACCGGAATGGGCCATCCCGGCCCGCAAACCACCATGGACGTCTCTCATGAGTGAGATCCGCACCGCCTCCCTGTTCGATCCCCGCATCCTGGTGCCGGCGATCGGCGCCTCGTTCGCCAAGCTCGACCCGCGGGTGCTGGCGAAGAACCCTGTGATCTTCGTCGTCGCCGTGGTGTCCCTGCTCACCACCGTTCTGTTCGTCCGCGATATCGTAGCCGGGCGCGGCGACCTCGGGTTCTCGTTCCAGATCAATCTCTGGCTCTGGTTCACGGTGCTGTTCGCCAACTTCGCGGAGGCGGTGGCCGAGGGGCGCGGCAAGGCGCAGGCGGATGCCCTGCGCCGCACCCGCAGCGAGACCCAGGCGAAGCTGCTGCCCTCGGCCGATGCCGATCCCGGCCGCTTCGAGCTGGTGCCCGGCACCAGCCTCAAGGTGGGCGACGTCGTGATCGTCGATGCCGGCGACATCATTCCCTCCGACGGCGAGGTGATCGAAGGCGTCGCCTCGGTGAACGAAGCCGCGATCACGGGCGAATCCGCCCCGGTGATCCGCGAATCCGGCGGCGACCGCTCGGCGGTGACCGGCGGCACGCAGGTGCTGTCCGACCGGCTGCGCATCCGCATCACCGCCGCCGCCGGCTCCACCTTCCTCGACCGCATGATCGCGCTGGTCGAGGGGGCGGAGCGGCAGAAGACGCCGAACGAGATCGCGCTCAACATCCTGCTCGCGGGCATGACGCTGATCTTCGTGTTCGCCACGGCGTCGATCCCGAGCTTCGCGGCCTATGCCGGCGGCTCGATCTCCGTGCTCGTGCTGGTCGCGCTGTTCGTGACGCTGATCCCGACCACCATCGGCGCGCTGCTGTCGGCCATCGGCATCGCCGGCATGGACCGGCTGGTGCGCTTCAACGTGCTCGCCATGTCCGGCCGCGCGGTGGAGGCGGCGGGCGACGTCGACACGCTGCTTCTCGACAAGACCGGCACCATCACCCTCGGCAATCGCCAGGCAACCGCGTTCCACCCGGTGCGCGGCATCGCGCCCGAGGCGCTCGCCGAGGCCGCGCAGCTCGCCTCGCTTGCCGACGAGACGCCGGAAGGCCGCTCCATCGTGGTGCTCGCCAAGGAGAAGTTCGGCCTGCGTGGCCGCGAGGTGGCGAGCCACGCCATGAGCTTCGTGCCGTTCACCGCGCAGACCCGCATGAGCGGCGTCGATTTCGACGGCACCTCGATCCGCAAGGGCGCCGTCGACGCCGTGCTGAAGCATGTCGCGGCGGCGGAGCCCGGCCGGCTGCCGGCCGGCACCGAACAGGCGGCGGAAGTCTCGGCCATCGCCGCGACCATCGCCAAGGCAGGCGGCACGCCGCTTGCGGTGGCCCAGGACGGGCGGCTGCTCGGCGTGGTGGAACTGAAGGATATTGTGAAGGGTGGCATCCGCGAGCGCTTCGCCGAACTGCGCCGCATGGGCATCCGCACCGTGATGATCACGGGTGACAACCCCATGACCGCCGCGGCGATCGCGGCGGAGGCCGGCGTCGACGACTTCCTCGCCGAGGCCACGCCGGAGAACAAGCTCGCGCTCATCCGTGCCGAGCAGGCCAAGGGCAAGCTCGTGGCGATGTGCGGCGACGGCACCAACGACGCGCCCGCCCTCGCGCAGGCCGATGTCGGCGTCGCCATGAACACCGGCACCGTTGCCGCCCGCGAGGCCGGCAATATGGTGGACCTCGATTCCGACCCGACCAAGCTCATTGAGATCGTCGCCATCGGCAAGCAGCTGCTGATGACGCGCGGCGCCCTCACCACGTTCTCCATCGCCAACGACATCGCCAAGTATTTCGCCATCATCCCGGCGATGTTCTTGGCGTTCTATCCCGATCTCGGCGTTCTCAACGTGATGCGGCTCGCCACCCCCCAGAGCGCGATCCTGTCGGCGATCATCTTCAATGCCCTCGTCATCGTCGCGCTGATCCCGCTTGCCCTGAAGGGCGTGCGCTACAGCGCAGTCGGCGCGGCCGAACTCCTGCGCCGCAACCTCCTGATCTATGGCCTCGGCGGCGTGATCGTTCCGTTCGTCGGCATCAAGCTGATCGACATGATCGTCACCGCCCTCGGCCTCGCCTGAAGGAACCGGACCCATGATGAAGTCCCTCCGTCCCGCCCTGACGATGCTCGTGGCGCTCACGATCATCACCGGGCTGCTCTATCCGCTGGCGATGACCGGGCTCGCGCAGGCGATCTTCCCCCGCCAGGCCAATGGCAGCCTGATCGAACGAAACGGCGTCGTGGTCGGATCCGCCCTGATCGGACAGAACTTCACCTCGCCGCGCTATTTCCACGGCCGGCCGTCGGCGACCACGGGACCGGATCCGGCCGATCCTTCGAAATCGGTGCCGCAGCCCTACAATGCCGCGAACTCGATGGGCTCCAATCTCGGCCCCACCAACCCGGCGCTGATCGACCGCGTCCGCACCGACGCGGCGGCGCTGAAGGCCGAGAACCCCAACGTGCCGGTGCCGATCGACCTCGTCACCACCACGGCGAGCGGCCTCGATCCGGACATCTCGCCCGAGGCCGCGATGTTCCAGGCGCCGCGGGTCGCCGCCGCGCGCGGCCTGCCGGCGCAACAGGTGGCGGCGCTCGTCGCCGCCCACACAGAGGGGCGGCTGTTTGGCCTGATCGGAGAGCCGCACGTCAATGTGCTCGCGCTCAATCTCGCCCTCGACGGCACCGCCGCGAACTGAAATGAAAGGCTGCGGGCGGAGGCGAAATCAGGCCTCCGTCCCGCGCGAACGAACCCGAGCCGCCGCAGATGCCGCAGGACCACGGACAGGACCGCCATCCGGAACGCTCCCCCGACCGGGCGGAGCGCGGCCGCCCTTCGCCCGAGGCGCTGCTTGCGGCCGCGCACAAGGAAGGACGCGGGCGGCTGAAGATCTTCCTCGGTGCCGCGCCCGGCGTCGG
The window above is part of the Pseudoxanthobacter soli DSM 19599 genome. Proteins encoded here:
- a CDS encoding K(+)-transporting ATPase subunit F; translated protein: MLLDYGLGAAVTLFLLVYLTYALVRPERF
- the kdpA gene encoding potassium-transporting ATPase subunit KdpA encodes the protein MTLNGWLQIALFCVLVVALTRPIGGYMTAVFEGRRTLLSPALAPVERGLYRLAGVDAREEQHWTGYVVAMLVFNGLGLLALYGLQRVQGALPLNPMGMAAVPPELAFNTAASFVTNTNWQNYGGETTMSYLTQMAGLGVQNFLSAATGIVLAVALVRGLARASAGAIGNFWTDLVRATLYILLPICVVYTLFLVWQGIPQTLGPSVEATTLEGAKQVIAIGPVASQVAIKMLGTNGGGFFNTNAAHPFENPTALSNLVQMVSIFLIGAGLTNVFGRMVGSERQGWAILAAMGILFIAGVAVCYWAEAAGNPLIHALGIDGGNMEGKEVRFGVALSALFAVVTTAASCGAVNAMHDSLMPLGGMIPLINMELGEVIVGGVGAGLYGILLFVIIAIFISGLMVGRTPEYLGKKIEAKEVKMAMLAILCLPLAMLTFTAIAVVMAGPVSSIANAGPHGFSEILYAYTSAAANNGSAFGGLTGNTPWYNVTLAIAMLAGRFLMIVPTLAIAGSLVAKKRIPASSGTFPTDGPLFVGLLTGAVVIVGGLTFFPALAVGPIVEHLAMLAGRTFGFPG
- the kdpB gene encoding potassium-transporting ATPase subunit KdpB, which translates into the protein MSEIRTASLFDPRILVPAIGASFAKLDPRVLAKNPVIFVVAVVSLLTTVLFVRDIVAGRGDLGFSFQINLWLWFTVLFANFAEAVAEGRGKAQADALRRTRSETQAKLLPSADADPGRFELVPGTSLKVGDVVIVDAGDIIPSDGEVIEGVASVNEAAITGESAPVIRESGGDRSAVTGGTQVLSDRLRIRITAAAGSTFLDRMIALVEGAERQKTPNEIALNILLAGMTLIFVFATASIPSFAAYAGGSISVLVLVALFVTLIPTTIGALLSAIGIAGMDRLVRFNVLAMSGRAVEAAGDVDTLLLDKTGTITLGNRQATAFHPVRGIAPEALAEAAQLASLADETPEGRSIVVLAKEKFGLRGREVASHAMSFVPFTAQTRMSGVDFDGTSIRKGAVDAVLKHVAAAEPGRLPAGTEQAAEVSAIAATIAKAGGTPLAVAQDGRLLGVVELKDIVKGGIRERFAELRRMGIRTVMITGDNPMTAAAIAAEAGVDDFLAEATPENKLALIRAEQAKGKLVAMCGDGTNDAPALAQADVGVAMNTGTVAAREAGNMVDLDSDPTKLIEIVAIGKQLLMTRGALTTFSIANDIAKYFAIIPAMFLAFYPDLGVLNVMRLATPQSAILSAIIFNALVIVALIPLALKGVRYSAVGAAELLRRNLLIYGLGGVIVPFVGIKLIDMIVTALGLA
- a CDS encoding K(+)-transporting ATPase subunit C, encoding MMKSLRPALTMLVALTIITGLLYPLAMTGLAQAIFPRQANGSLIERNGVVVGSALIGQNFTSPRYFHGRPSATTGPDPADPSKSVPQPYNAANSMGSNLGPTNPALIDRVRTDAAALKAENPNVPVPIDLVTTTASGLDPDISPEAAMFQAPRVAAARGLPAQQVAALVAAHTEGRLFGLIGEPHVNVLALNLALDGTAAN